In one window of bacterium DNA:
- a CDS encoding NAD-dependent epimerase/dehydratase family protein has product MKIFVTGTAGFIGMHLAHSLLEEGHTVVGLDNFNDYYPVQLKRDRHARLTSYYNYTGIEGDLCDSALLTHLFKEHHFDAVCNLAAQAGVRYSLTNPSAYQKSNLEGFLNILEACRHARTPRLVYASSSSVYGGNTKLPFSESDPVDCPVSLYAATKKANELMAHTYTHLYGLQTVGLRFFTVYGPWGRPDMAYWSFTQAMLAGKSIPVFNHGHMQRDFTFIDDIVAGVKAALFTPGLAPCEVLNLGNHHPEKLMDMIGTLAATLGVKPLIDLLPMQPGDVPATYADITLAEAKLGFRPTTSLAQGLPKFVTWYRQYHSIS; this is encoded by the coding sequence ATGAAAATATTTGTCACAGGCACAGCAGGCTTTATCGGGATGCATCTGGCGCATAGCCTTCTGGAGGAAGGACACACCGTTGTCGGACTCGATAATTTCAACGATTACTACCCGGTCCAACTCAAGCGCGACCGGCACGCCCGCTTAACCTCCTATTACAATTACACCGGGATCGAGGGCGATTTATGTGATTCCGCCCTGCTGACACACCTGTTCAAAGAACACCACTTTGATGCCGTTTGTAATCTCGCCGCTCAAGCAGGTGTCCGGTATTCACTGACCAATCCTTCCGCCTACCAGAAATCAAACCTCGAAGGGTTTCTCAATATCCTGGAAGCCTGCCGTCACGCCAGAACGCCACGCCTGGTCTACGCCTCCAGTTCAAGCGTCTACGGCGGAAACACCAAGCTCCCCTTCAGCGAGAGCGATCCCGTGGATTGCCCGGTCAGCCTCTATGCTGCCACCAAAAAAGCCAACGAACTCATGGCCCACACCTACACCCATCTTTACGGGCTACAAACGGTCGGCCTTCGGTTCTTCACCGTCTATGGCCCCTGGGGTCGCCCGGATATGGCCTACTGGAGCTTCACCCAGGCCATGCTCGCGGGCAAGTCCATCCCGGTCTTCAATCACGGCCATATGCAGCGGGATTTCACCTTTATCGACGACATTGTGGCCGGCGTGAAGGCAGCCCTCTTCACCCCGGGCCTGGCGCCCTGCGAAGTGCTCAACCTGGGCAATCACCACCCCGAAAAACTGATGGATATGATTGGCACCCTGGCGGCCACCCTCGGGGTGAAACCCCTCATAGACTTGCTACCGATGCAGCCGGGCGATGTTCCGGCGACCTATGCCGACATCACGCTGGCGGAAGCCAAGCTGGGCTTCCGCCCAACCACGTCGCTGGCGCAGGGCCTGCCGAAGTTTGTCACCTGGTACCGGCAGTATCATTCGATTTCATAA
- a CDS encoding FecR family protein: MKTLGITRLLALAFLVCVMVQVSFAGNERPGNIRVLDVSGDVSFSPTTGGAPQPLGKGVFVHQGQIIKTGKGAKALLLMSNGTQLSVDQNTTFHVVKFLQTPFDSSKVSFRDLKAEPSTSQTRISVTQGSIIADVAKLAKGSTFKIGTPAGDASIHGTLIQVTVNTTAGGSVSVTINLPQGLSDFAATNGQQVTLANGQTVTVSANPVTGTLLISGVSPLNAQTIQQIQALTEQVAAQIPAQQAFEGVSGTAPEQLGTGEPQQGPDSAGALGGDQGAGDVGTAPGGGYNNPAAPSSASVPPPVAQLYKPQQPQPRRDPFPSAP; encoded by the coding sequence ATGAAAACACTAGGTATCACTCGATTATTGGCATTGGCGTTTCTTGTTTGCGTGATGGTCCAGGTTTCTTTTGCCGGGAATGAGAGGCCGGGCAACATCCGGGTGCTGGATGTCAGCGGTGATGTATCCTTCTCGCCGACCACTGGCGGCGCACCGCAGCCACTCGGCAAAGGGGTCTTTGTCCACCAGGGCCAGATCATCAAGACCGGTAAGGGGGCAAAGGCACTCCTGCTCATGTCAAACGGGACCCAGCTATCGGTCGATCAGAACACCACGTTTCACGTGGTCAAATTTCTCCAAACCCCGTTCGATTCAAGCAAGGTATCTTTCCGGGATTTGAAGGCTGAACCCTCCACGTCCCAGACAAGGATTTCTGTCACACAGGGGAGCATTATCGCGGATGTTGCGAAACTGGCGAAAGGATCCACCTTCAAAATCGGAACGCCAGCGGGAGACGCGTCGATTCACGGAACCCTCATCCAGGTGACCGTCAATACCACGGCCGGAGGATCAGTCAGTGTCACCATTAACCTGCCCCAAGGTCTGTCGGATTTTGCCGCGACCAATGGACAGCAGGTCACCCTGGCAAACGGACAAACCGTTACAGTCAGCGCGAATCCTGTAACCGGAACCCTGTTGATCAGCGGTGTCAGCCCCTTGAATGCCCAGACCATACAGCAGATTCAAGCTCTGACCGAGCAAGTAGCGGCACAAATCCCCGCCCAGCAAGCCTTTGAAGGCGTCAGTGGCACCGCCCCCGAACAGCTTGGGACAGGTGAGCCACAGCAAGGTCCCGACTCAGCCGGAGCCTTGGGTGGAGATCAAGGTGCCGGAGATGTCGGTACCGCACCTGGTGGCGGTTATAACAATCCCGCCGCGCCCTCCTCGGCTAGCGTGCCGCCCCCGGTTGCACAGCTCTACAAGCCACAGCAGCCGCAGCCACGCCGGGACCCTTTCCCTTCCGCGCCTTAA
- a CDS encoding HRDC domain-containing protein: MNADYTMIDTPSALQALVDRLAGDPCVAVDTEFVWERTFYARLGLIQCGTHDGTCFLIDTVALPDLAPLGEILSNPHVEKILHDAPQDLMILRRATGAIPRNIFDTRMTAGFAGLSSEISLQNLLVSLLDIQLPKGHTRADWMARPLSGEQLDYAADDVRYLPRAAALLRAKAREAGVEAWLNEELTLLNEPTLTEERSPLESYRRIRGGGRLSPRSLAVLQELAAWREEEAKRLDLPRQHVVDDAELLSVACVLPVLAADFEKCRDLRRRTEQQYSEALLAAVSRGLARPESECPASAAGPDERKLGKERISATVESIRKYAEARQVDARLVSTKNDVMMLLHDGPNALPGSNRLLRGWRKELLGDFLTTLPA, from the coding sequence ATGAATGCTGACTACACGATGATTGACACCCCCTCCGCGCTGCAAGCACTTGTTGACCGTTTGGCGGGCGACCCCTGCGTAGCGGTGGACACTGAGTTTGTCTGGGAACGCACGTTTTATGCCCGGCTCGGACTGATCCAATGCGGGACTCACGATGGCACCTGCTTTCTCATTGATACCGTCGCTTTACCGGACCTGGCCCCGCTTGGGGAAATCCTCAGCAACCCCCATGTCGAAAAAATCCTGCACGATGCCCCCCAAGACCTGATGATTCTGCGGCGCGCCACCGGCGCGATTCCCCGGAATATCTTCGACACCCGCATGACGGCGGGGTTTGCCGGGCTCAGCAGCGAGATCTCACTCCAGAATTTACTGGTGAGTCTTCTGGACATCCAATTGCCCAAGGGGCATACCCGGGCCGACTGGATGGCCCGCCCCTTATCCGGCGAGCAATTGGACTATGCCGCGGATGATGTCCGCTATCTCCCCCGGGCCGCCGCCCTCCTCCGCGCAAAAGCACGTGAAGCAGGCGTTGAAGCCTGGCTGAACGAAGAGCTCACCCTCCTCAATGAACCCACCTTGACCGAAGAGCGGAGTCCGCTGGAATCCTATCGCCGGATCCGGGGAGGGGGACGCTTGAGCCCCCGCAGCCTGGCCGTGTTGCAGGAACTGGCCGCCTGGCGTGAGGAGGAAGCCAAACGGCTCGACCTGCCACGTCAGCATGTGGTGGACGATGCCGAACTGTTATCCGTTGCCTGTGTACTCCCGGTCCTTGCCGCCGACTTCGAGAAATGCCGTGACCTCCGGCGTCGCACCGAACAGCAGTACAGTGAGGCCCTACTGGCCGCGGTGTCCCGCGGATTAGCCCGACCCGAATCGGAGTGCCCCGCATCTGCGGCCGGCCCGGACGAACGCAAGCTCGGCAAGGAACGGATCTCGGCAACCGTCGAGAGCATCCGCAAATACGCTGAAGCCCGGCAGGTGGATGCCCGATTGGTCAGTACCAAGAATGATGTCATGATGCTGTTGCATGACGGACCCAATGCCTTGCCCGGAAGCAACCGGCTTCTCCGCGGCTGGCGCAAGGAACTGCTAGGGGATTTCCTGACCACGCTTCCGGCTTAA
- a CDS encoding nucleotide sugar dehydrogenase, giving the protein MNNKETLIEKLNNKSAVIGIVGLGYVGLPLVIRFAEEGFKVLGIDIDESKISKLNAGKSYIEHIPADAIHRSRKAGFRATANFAEASEADALIICVPTPLDEHREPDMSYVIGTVESLIPNIRAGQLMSLESTTYPGTTDEELLPRIQARGFTVGKNYFLTFSPEREDPGNQKFNTRTIPKVCGGITPACRDVGVALYSSIIDQVVPVSSTRVAEMTKLLENIHRSVNIGLVNEMKIVADRMGIDIHEVIKAAATKPFGFVPYQPGPGLGGHCIPIDPFYLTWKAREYGVHTRFIELAGEVNSGMPEWVIGKLSDALNDRSQSVKSSKVLVLGLAYKKDVDDPRESPSCILMELLRKRGAKVAYSDPHFPSFPKMREHKFDLKSVALTPKSIASYDCILLATNHSSFDYKMIKKNARLIVDTRNAYPEPAKNVIKA; this is encoded by the coding sequence ATGAATAATAAAGAGACCCTGATCGAGAAGCTCAACAACAAATCCGCTGTGATTGGCATTGTTGGACTGGGCTATGTCGGCCTGCCGCTGGTGATTCGCTTCGCGGAAGAAGGATTCAAGGTCCTCGGAATCGACATCGACGAGAGCAAAATCAGCAAGCTCAATGCCGGCAAGAGCTACATTGAACATATCCCCGCCGACGCCATCCACCGGTCACGCAAGGCGGGCTTCCGGGCCACCGCGAATTTCGCTGAAGCCAGCGAGGCCGACGCCCTGATCATCTGCGTCCCGACCCCCCTTGACGAACACCGGGAGCCGGATATGAGCTATGTGATCGGAACCGTGGAATCGCTGATCCCCAACATCCGGGCGGGCCAGCTCATGTCCCTCGAAAGCACCACCTATCCGGGCACCACCGATGAGGAGTTGCTCCCCCGCATCCAGGCGCGCGGCTTCACCGTCGGCAAGAACTATTTCCTCACCTTCTCCCCCGAACGTGAAGATCCCGGTAACCAGAAATTCAATACGCGCACTATTCCGAAGGTATGCGGCGGCATTACTCCGGCCTGCCGCGACGTGGGCGTCGCCCTTTACAGCTCCATTATCGACCAGGTCGTCCCGGTAAGCTCCACACGTGTGGCCGAAATGACCAAGCTTCTGGAAAACATCCACCGCTCGGTCAATATCGGGTTGGTCAATGAGATGAAGATTGTCGCCGACCGCATGGGCATCGACATTCACGAGGTGATCAAGGCCGCCGCGACCAAACCCTTCGGGTTCGTCCCTTACCAGCCCGGCCCCGGACTCGGCGGGCACTGTATTCCCATCGACCCGTTCTACCTCACCTGGAAGGCCCGTGAATACGGAGTCCACACCCGCTTCATCGAACTGGCCGGCGAGGTCAACAGCGGCATGCCGGAATGGGTGATCGGCAAACTGAGCGACGCCTTGAATGACCGCAGCCAATCGGTCAAGAGCAGTAAAGTCCTGGTGCTGGGGCTCGCGTATAAAAAGGATGTCGATGACCCCCGTGAGTCTCCGTCCTGCATCCTGATGGAACTCCTGCGGAAACGCGGTGCTAAAGTCGCCTATTCAGACCCCCACTTCCCCTCCTTCCCGAAAATGCGGGAACATAAGTTCGATCTGAAAAGCGTCGCGCTGACGCCCAAAAGCATTGCGTCCTATGACTGCATCCTGCTGGCGACCAACCATTCGTCTTTCGACTACAAGATGATCAAAAAGAATGCCAGGCTGATTGTGGATACCCGCAACGCGTACCCCGAACCGGCCAAGAACGTCATCAAGGCTTGA
- a CDS encoding helix-turn-helix domain-containing protein, with protein MDTILQSEARDALRNWLRTNRAARNLPMRTIAARLGVSHSWVAKTENGERRLEIIDFVNLCFALGLDPSKGLDLIVTNLSSHGRTQYGALKAADAPAPYRTRRKK; from the coding sequence ATGGACACGATACTCCAAAGCGAAGCCCGGGATGCTCTGCGGAATTGGCTACGAACCAATCGCGCAGCCCGAAACCTACCCATGCGAACGATTGCCGCCCGGCTGGGGGTTTCACATTCCTGGGTGGCCAAAACCGAGAACGGGGAGCGCCGCCTTGAGATCATTGATTTCGTCAATCTCTGCTTCGCGCTCGGGCTGGACCCGTCCAAGGGCCTCGACTTGATCGTCACCAATTTATCATCGCATGGCAGGACTCAGTATGGGGCCCTGAAGGCCGCTGATGCCCCCGCCCCATACCGGACCCGACGCAAGAAATAA
- a CDS encoding NYN domain-containing protein — protein MTQLAETRSMALFCDFENIALGVRDANYPPFDIGKVLERLLLKGNIVVKKAYCDWSRYKEFKAQMHEASFELIEIPHVRQSGKNSADIRLVVDALDLCYTKSHVDTFVIISGDSDFSPLVSKLRENDKTVIGVGAKNSTSELLIANCDEFIYYDDLVRRALPRPRVVRKPVRADAPAAKATVAVSKETKDKKEEAFDLLVETYEALLEERGEGEKIWGSMIKQTLRRRKPGFSESYFGFRSFNQLLDEARDRGIFDLERDEKSGGYVIKSLRTP, from the coding sequence ATGACACAGCTCGCCGAAACACGGAGTATGGCTCTTTTCTGTGACTTCGAAAATATCGCACTGGGCGTGCGTGACGCGAATTATCCGCCCTTTGATATCGGCAAGGTACTTGAGCGGCTCCTGCTCAAGGGGAATATTGTGGTCAAAAAAGCGTACTGTGATTGGAGCCGGTACAAGGAATTCAAGGCTCAGATGCATGAGGCCTCCTTTGAGCTGATTGAAATTCCGCATGTCCGCCAGTCGGGGAAAAATTCCGCTGACATCCGGCTGGTCGTGGATGCGCTCGACCTGTGCTACACCAAGAGCCATGTGGATACCTTTGTCATCATCAGCGGGGATTCCGACTTCTCCCCGCTGGTCAGCAAGTTGCGTGAAAATGACAAGACGGTAATCGGGGTGGGGGCGAAGAACTCAACCTCGGAGCTGCTGATTGCCAACTGCGATGAATTCATCTATTACGACGATCTGGTACGCCGCGCCCTGCCGCGTCCCCGGGTGGTTCGGAAGCCGGTACGGGCGGACGCCCCGGCGGCGAAGGCCACCGTTGCGGTCTCAAAGGAGACTAAAGACAAGAAGGAGGAGGCGTTTGACCTGCTAGTGGAAACCTATGAGGCCCTGCTGGAGGAACGCGGCGAAGGGGAGAAGATCTGGGGCTCCATGATCAAGCAGACCCTGCGTCGCCGCAAGCCCGGCTTCAGTGAGTCATACTTCGGGTTCCGCTCCTTCAATCAACTCCTGGACGAGGCCCGGGACCGGGGTATCTTTGACCTTGAGCGTGATGAAAAATCCGGCGGCTATGTGATCAAAAGTCTGCGCACCCCCTGA
- a CDS encoding DEAD/DEAH box helicase — MDTKIETALKPTFAALGLSPAILKAVEALGFEQPSPIQAAAIPVLMAGNDVVGQSQTGSGKTAAFAIPAIEKVDAANRAVQVLILCPTRELATQVAEEVHKLSIHKRGVHSVPIYGGASYDRQLFELRKGVQIVIGTPGRVLDHIERGTLKLDQVSMVILDEADRMLDMGFRDDIGKILDSTPSERQTVFFSATMSPPIRELIKRYSRDPKPIRMEQKTATVSTVEQWYYEVQHVHKVAALLRLIDFHGFRLGIIFCNTQRMVDELTDTLLAQGFSADRLHGGIPQVQRTRVMNKFKKCEFEFLVATDVAARGIDVDDLEVVVNYDIPYDAEDYVHRIGRTGRAGKRGMALTFVSGRDIYKLPFIERFTRTRILRGKMPTMGEVEEKRTDVLIEKVRNVLRENAFAVQMPLVDRLLEEGFSSTDIAAALFVMATGGGGDSDAAPASKTAPAEVKPAPRPTMTPPVVAPVSPRPVLAKPIPEITSVPKVLPKAAPRAAPVAIPRIPPVVTPKGAPVVAAKKLPRPDSKPMRERRAEAAQAVASQEEAIPVLRLAPRGSQWVRLSVGWSDKINPRAIVNLLEAKLGVPAPRVGMIELTQTQSFAQVGKEHLAPLENGPLTVDSEFGELSLSLLPEKHTSDVKGKPRKSVDSEQ; from the coding sequence ATGGATACAAAGATTGAGACCGCACTAAAGCCTACCTTCGCAGCCCTCGGGCTATCTCCCGCCATTCTTAAAGCCGTTGAGGCGCTTGGATTTGAACAGCCCTCACCGATTCAGGCGGCCGCCATTCCTGTCCTCATGGCCGGAAATGACGTGGTCGGTCAGTCTCAGACCGGGTCGGGGAAAACCGCGGCCTTCGCCATTCCTGCCATTGAAAAGGTCGATGCCGCCAACCGCGCGGTTCAAGTGCTGATTCTCTGCCCCACCCGCGAACTGGCCACTCAGGTGGCCGAAGAGGTCCACAAGCTTTCCATTCACAAGCGCGGAGTGCATTCGGTGCCCATTTACGGCGGAGCCTCCTATGACCGCCAGTTGTTTGAATTGCGGAAAGGCGTTCAGATCGTTATCGGGACCCCCGGCCGGGTGCTGGATCACATCGAGCGCGGCACCCTGAAGCTGGATCAGGTGAGCATGGTCATCCTGGATGAGGCGGACCGGATGCTGGATATGGGCTTCCGCGATGACATCGGGAAAATCCTGGACTCCACCCCGTCCGAACGCCAGACCGTGTTCTTTTCCGCGACCATGTCGCCGCCCATTCGCGAACTCATCAAGCGGTATTCGCGGGATCCCAAGCCCATCCGGATGGAGCAGAAGACGGCCACGGTGTCCACGGTGGAACAATGGTATTACGAGGTCCAGCATGTCCATAAGGTGGCGGCGTTGCTGCGCCTGATTGACTTTCATGGGTTCCGCCTCGGCATCATCTTCTGCAATACCCAGCGTATGGTGGATGAACTGACCGACACGCTACTGGCCCAGGGCTTTTCTGCGGACCGGCTGCATGGCGGCATCCCGCAGGTCCAGCGCACGCGTGTGATGAATAAGTTCAAGAAGTGCGAGTTTGAATTCCTGGTGGCCACTGATGTGGCTGCCCGCGGGATCGATGTCGATGATCTGGAGGTCGTGGTCAATTACGATATCCCCTATGATGCCGAGGACTATGTGCACCGGATCGGTCGAACCGGGCGTGCCGGCAAGCGCGGTATGGCGCTGACCTTCGTCTCCGGCCGCGACATTTACAAGCTTCCCTTCATTGAGCGGTTTACCCGCACCCGCATTCTCCGCGGCAAGATGCCCACCATGGGTGAGGTTGAAGAAAAGCGCACCGATGTCCTGATTGAAAAGGTCCGCAATGTATTGCGCGAGAATGCGTTTGCCGTGCAAATGCCGCTGGTGGACCGTTTGCTCGAGGAGGGCTTCTCCTCTACCGATATCGCCGCCGCCTTATTTGTCATGGCGACGGGGGGAGGGGGCGACAGTGACGCCGCGCCCGCCAGCAAGACGGCACCGGCTGAAGTCAAGCCTGCCCCGCGGCCGACGATGACTCCTCCGGTCGTGGCTCCGGTAAGTCCTCGTCCGGTGTTGGCGAAACCCATTCCCGAGATCACCAGTGTGCCCAAAGTGTTACCCAAGGCGGCCCCCAGGGCGGCGCCTGTCGCCATCCCCAGGATTCCGCCGGTGGTGACGCCCAAGGGCGCGCCGGTCGTGGCGGCCAAGAAGCTGCCGAGGCCGGACTCCAAGCCCATGCGCGAACGGCGTGCGGAAGCCGCCCAGGCGGTCGCCAGTCAGGAAGAGGCTATTCCGGTTTTGCGCCTGGCGCCGCGGGGAAGCCAGTGGGTCAGGTTGAGTGTGGGTTGGAGCGATAAAATCAACCCCAGGGCGATCGTCAACCTGCTTGAGGCCAAGCTGGGCGTACCGGCCCCGCGGGTGGGGATGATCGAACTGACCCAGACGCAGTCGTTTGCCCAGGTTGGAAAAGAACATCTGGCGCCTCTTGAAAACGGCCCGTTGACCGTGGATTCCGAATTCGGCGAACTCTCCCTTTCGCTGCTTCCCGAGAAGCACACGTCGGATGTCAAAGGAAAGCCGCGCAAGTCAGTTGACAGTGAGCAGTAA
- a CDS encoding beta-N-acetylhexosaminidase: MSNAYYINLKKVPAELREGLKRVSRVAALDFEDQRLPEITFSPGAAGVRVTGGAPVIKVGYGERNDAFRALGLIRARSGKATASLDITETRKIQKTSVMVDVSRNAVLNGAAMEEWLVFMALAGLNGFMFYTEDTFKVPGEPLFGYMRGAYSEKELKGFDHIADSLGIEMIPCIQTLAHLQRILCYGAYSKIKDTESVMLCGEEETYRFIEKMIKAAVAPYKSKRIHIGMDEAWDIGRGVHLSRNGYEPPFEIISKHFKKVMEICRKLEVKPMMWSDMFFRVLSKRHDYYDTSIQVTPAIKKAIPVDVDQVYWDYYHFKADDYDAMIDKHVEMGRVPIVAPGAQTWNRFWAAYEYAEKTMAACYESSIKKGVKEIIVTLWGDDGTECDFISSWPLLQYAADMSFSGDTSLATTRENIKGSLGVNYDDWRAGERIDRLPFMKNYAPVSKMLLWEDPLYGLFQPQLEGRKLNGHFANVAADLKPRLRNKRNERLRLPYLLATVLSRKADLPGQLRAAYLKGDKAALKKYLKTEIPQIIKDIKTLNDYHREVWYRNNKPFGWEILERRYGGLLGVFENLKQRLGAYLDGQVDRLEELDEKRVKIWDNTAAQLPQSGALRLQSNGHIYH, encoded by the coding sequence ATGAGTAATGCCTATTATATCAACTTGAAGAAGGTCCCGGCTGAATTGAGGGAGGGCTTGAAGCGCGTCAGTCGTGTGGCCGCCCTGGATTTCGAGGATCAGCGTTTGCCGGAAATTACATTTTCGCCGGGAGCGGCCGGCGTCCGCGTCACGGGCGGCGCGCCCGTGATTAAAGTCGGGTATGGTGAGCGGAATGATGCCTTCCGGGCGCTCGGTCTGATCCGGGCCAGGTCCGGGAAGGCGACGGCCAGTCTGGATATTACGGAGACCCGGAAAATCCAAAAGACGTCGGTGATGGTGGACGTGTCGCGTAACGCGGTACTCAATGGTGCCGCGATGGAAGAGTGGCTGGTATTCATGGCGTTGGCAGGCCTCAATGGGTTCATGTTCTACACGGAGGACACGTTCAAGGTCCCCGGTGAGCCGTTGTTCGGTTATATGCGCGGCGCCTACAGCGAAAAGGAACTCAAGGGATTCGACCACATCGCCGACAGCCTCGGGATCGAGATGATCCCCTGTATCCAGACGCTGGCCCATCTTCAACGCATTCTCTGCTATGGCGCGTATTCCAAGATCAAGGACACGGAGTCGGTGATGCTGTGTGGTGAGGAGGAAACCTACCGGTTTATTGAGAAAATGATCAAGGCCGCGGTGGCGCCCTATAAATCCAAGCGGATTCATATCGGAATGGATGAAGCCTGGGATATCGGGCGCGGGGTTCACTTGAGCCGGAACGGGTATGAGCCGCCCTTCGAGATCATCAGCAAACACTTTAAAAAAGTGATGGAGATCTGCCGCAAGCTGGAGGTGAAGCCCATGATGTGGAGCGACATGTTCTTCCGGGTGCTGTCCAAGCGGCATGATTACTATGACACCTCGATCCAGGTGACCCCTGCGATCAAAAAAGCCATTCCCGTGGACGTCGATCAGGTCTATTGGGATTACTACCATTTCAAAGCTGACGACTATGATGCCATGATTGACAAGCATGTCGAGATGGGGCGGGTGCCGATTGTGGCCCCGGGCGCGCAGACCTGGAACCGGTTCTGGGCTGCCTATGAGTACGCCGAGAAAACCATGGCCGCCTGTTATGAGTCGTCCATCAAGAAGGGCGTTAAGGAGATCATTGTCACCCTATGGGGTGATGACGGCACCGAATGCGACTTCATTTCCAGCTGGCCGTTGCTCCAATACGCGGCGGATATGAGTTTTTCGGGCGACACGTCCCTGGCCACCACGCGTGAAAATATCAAGGGATCGCTCGGTGTGAATTATGATGACTGGCGGGCGGGCGAGCGGATTGACCGCCTGCCGTTCATGAAGAATTACGCGCCCGTTTCCAAGATGCTCCTGTGGGAAGATCCCCTGTATGGCTTGTTCCAGCCGCAATTGGAGGGGCGGAAGCTTAATGGGCATTTCGCCAATGTGGCGGCGGATTTGAAGCCCCGGCTCAGGAATAAGCGCAACGAGCGGCTCAGGCTCCCGTATCTGCTGGCGACGGTCTTGTCGCGCAAGGCGGATCTGCCCGGCCAGCTGCGTGCGGCCTACCTGAAGGGTGATAAGGCGGCGCTGAAGAAATATCTAAAGACGGAGATTCCTCAAATCATCAAGGATATCAAAACGCTGAACGACTATCATCGTGAGGTCTGGTACCGCAACAATAAGCCCTTTGGCTGGGAAATCCTCGAGCGACGTTATGGGGGATTGCTGGGCGTGTTTGAGAATCTCAAGCAGCGACTGGGGGCCTATCTGGACGGACAGGTTGACCGGCTTGAGGAACTTGATGAGAAGCGGGTCAAGATATGGGATAATACGGCCGCCCAGCTGCCGCAGTCTGGCGCCTTGCGGTTGCAGAGCAATGGCCACATCTACCATTGA
- the cobT gene encoding nicotinate-nucleotide--dimethylbenzimidazole phosphoribosyltransferase, giving the protein MTTLKQTLASIHPVNRSIAPAIQAHLDDLTKPQGSLGRLEDIAMRYALATATVKPRPGKCRVYCFAGDHGVADEGVSAFPKAVTPQMVFNMLAGGAAVNVFTRHVGAELKVVDMGVDADFADDPNLLKRKVARGTANMAVGPAMTQAQTVEALETGIALAAQAARDGISLLGTGEMGIANTTPATALFAAYLGLQPADITGRGTGVNDAQLKHKISVIEKSIAVNQASLADPLSTLAALGGFEIAGIAGLVLGGAAHRVPVVVDGFISTAGALAAIKLNPAAADYVFFSHLSEEAGHRVVMNAIGIKPILDLNMRLGEGTGGALAMTIIQAALKMMTEMATFSSAHVSGKEG; this is encoded by the coding sequence ATGACTACCCTGAAACAAACGCTCGCGTCCATTCACCCCGTCAACCGTTCCATTGCCCCGGCGATACAAGCCCATCTGGACGATCTGACCAAACCTCAAGGCAGTCTGGGCCGCCTGGAAGACATTGCCATGCGTTACGCCCTGGCCACCGCCACCGTGAAACCCCGTCCCGGGAAATGCCGGGTTTACTGCTTTGCCGGCGATCACGGCGTGGCGGATGAGGGCGTCTCGGCGTTCCCTAAAGCCGTCACCCCGCAGATGGTCTTCAACATGCTGGCAGGCGGTGCAGCGGTCAATGTCTTTACCCGGCACGTCGGCGCTGAACTGAAGGTGGTGGATATGGGCGTCGACGCCGATTTTGCGGATGATCCGAACCTGCTCAAACGCAAGGTGGCACGCGGCACCGCCAATATGGCCGTCGGCCCGGCCATGACACAAGCCCAAACCGTTGAGGCCCTGGAAACGGGCATTGCCCTGGCGGCGCAGGCCGCCCGCGATGGCATCAGCCTGCTGGGGACCGGGGAAATGGGTATTGCCAATACCACGCCTGCGACCGCCCTGTTTGCCGCCTATCTGGGCCTGCAGCCAGCCGACATTACCGGGCGCGGAACCGGCGTGAATGACGCCCAGCTTAAGCACAAGATCAGTGTGATCGAAAAATCGATTGCCGTTAACCAGGCCTCCCTGGCCGATCCTTTGTCCACCCTGGCCGCACTCGGAGGCTTTGAGATCGCTGGGATTGCCGGTCTGGTACTGGGGGGCGCCGCCCATCGGGTGCCTGTGGTGGTGGACGGCTTTATCTCCACCGCAGGAGCACTGGCAGCCATCAAACTCAACCCGGCCGCCGCCGACTATGTTTTCTTCAGCCATTTGTCGGAAGAGGCCGGACACCGGGTGGTGATGAATGCCATCGGCATCAAACCCATTCTGGACCTCAACATGCGGCTCGGCGAAGGGACCGGCGGCGCGCTCGCCATGACCATTATTCAGGCGGCCCTCAAAATGATGACCGAAATGGCCACCTTCAGTTCCGCCCATGTCAGCGGAAAGGAGGGGTAA